Within the Nitrospira sp. genome, the region TTCGGGTACTCGAACTCAAGCGCCATGAACCGCTGCTTGGTGCTCGGCTTAAGATCTTTCAATACACTTTGATACCCAGGGTTGTATGAGATCACCAGCATGAAGTCGTCGACGGCCTCGACAACCTGTCCCTTTTTTTCCAGGGGCAAGATTCGCCGATCGTCCGTGAGCGGATGAATGATGACGGTCGTGTCTTTCCGTGCCTCGACCACTTCGTCCAGGTACACGATCGCGCCATGCTTGACGCCGACCGTCAGCGGACCGTCGATCCAGACTGTTTCCTGTCCTCGCAACAGATACCGCCCGACGAGATCGGAAGCCGTCAGATCTTCATGGCACGCAACCGTGATCAGCGGCCGCTTCAACCGGTACGCCATGTGCTGAACAAACCGGGTTTTCCCACATCCGGTCGGCCCCTTGAGCATTACAGGAATCCGATTCGCGGCAGCAGTGGTGAACAGGGCGATTTCGCCTCGGGACTCCAGATAGAACGGCTCCTCGCGCAAGCGGTATTGCTCGATCCCCAGCTCCTGTCCCTTCATGGCTCCCTCAGTACCCATGCACATGTGCCGCGTCGGCCATCAGGGCCTTCACCGCGGACACCACCATAAACGGAACTGTTCGGGAAGATCAAGCGAAGTGGGTGCACAAATCAACCACCCGTGGGCCTGCTAGGCAGTGAGACGCGATGCAGGCTGCGGACGGTCCAACACTTCCCGGACCTTCTGGGCGAGTTCATGCGGGGAGAAGGGCTTTTGCAGCAAGGTTGCTTTGGTTTTGACCCCACCGTGGGAAAATGCCGGATGATCCGGATATCCCGACATATACAGGACCCGCATGTCGGGCCGAGCGAGACATAATTTTTCAGCGACCTCCGGTCCGCTCATTTGCGGCATGACCACGTCCGTCAACAACAGGTGAATCGACCCCATATGCTTCGCTCCGGTCAGTAACGCCTCAATCCCATGCCGCGCCATGAGCACCTGGTAACCATGCATGCGCAATGTTTCCTGAACCAGAAAACGGACCGCAGGCTCGTCTTCGACGACGAGGATGGTTTCCTTGCCACTAACCCCGGCGATCACGGCGGGTTTCGGATCCGGGGCCATGACGGATTCCTCGATCCGTGGGAAATAGATCCTGAACCGCGCCCCTTTCCCGGGCGCGCTTTCGACCTCGATGTGTCCTCCGGCCTGCTTGACGACTCCGTATACCGTGGACAGTCCCAGCCCGGTGCCCTTCCCCTTCTCCTTTGTCGTGAAGAACGGCTCAAAGATATGGGTCTGTGTCTTGTCGTCCATTCCAAAACCGGTATCGCTGACGACGAGCGACACGTATTCTCCCGGCTCCAGCGAAAACGGAGCTAAGGGATGTCCCTTGGCGATGGAGACGTTCCGGGTTTCGACGGTGAGTTTGCCTCCATTCGGCATCGCATCGTGGGCATTGACCGCCAGGTTCATGACCACCTGCTCGATCTGTCCAGGATCGGCTTTGATGGTCGCCAGGTCAGGGGCCAGCACGGTACACAACTCAATCAAGTCCTCGCCGATCAGGCGACGCAACATCCCGTCCATTCCGCTGATGACTTCGTTCAGATCGACGACCTTGGTCGTAATGAACTGACGCCGGCTGAACGCCAGCAGTTGATTGGTCAGCGACGCCGCACGGTCCCCCGCCTTTTTGACCTCCTCCACTTCCTTTCTCATCGGCTCCTCCTCGCGGAGTCGGTTGAGAATGAGCTCGCAATAGCCACGAATGACGGTCAGGAGGTTGTTGAAAT harbors:
- the norQ gene encoding nitric oxide reductase NorQ protein; this encodes MKGQELGIEQYRLREEPFYLESRGEIALFTTAAANRIPVMLKGPTGCGKTRFVQHMAYRLKRPLITVACHEDLTASDLVGRYLLRGQETVWIDGPLTVGVKHGAIVYLDEVVEARKDTTVIIHPLTDDRRILPLEKKGQVVEAVDDFMLVISYNPGYQSVLKDLKPSTKQRFMALEFEYPNRAVEASVLEREAGVGTEVAHALVKLAEKVRNLKNHGLEEGVSTRLLVYAATLIRQGVPVAQACDVAITRPITDDQDMQRTITELIKAVF